From Xenopus laevis strain J_2021 chromosome 7L, Xenopus_laevis_v10.1, whole genome shotgun sequence, one genomic window encodes:
- the LOC121395717 gene encoding uncharacterized protein LOC121395717: MLCRVAFFSLLVLSLVQEDSCYSCKSKGKLSKLQSKVLTLSDAVSEEVSKMIHDDKHKKIHQTVKDKVQDKICTTKLDSDTAAAITKKFEGFQTKLKNGSISKGDIISFLENDPLKKVEECFAKLFNKNKKE; the protein is encoded by the exons ATGCTGTGCCGTGTTGCCTTCTTCTCTCTTCTGGTCCTGTCTTTGGTGCAGGAAG ACAGCTGCTATTCGTGTAAGAGTAAAGGCAAACTATCTAAACTGCAAAGCAAAGTCCTGACTCTGTCCGATGCAGTGTCAGAAGAAGTCAGTAAGATGATTCATGATGACAAACACAAGAAGATTCATCAAACTGTAAAAGACAAGGTACAGGACAAGATTTGTACGACCAAACTTGACTCTGACACCGCTGCCGCCATCACAAAGAAGTTCGAGGGCTTCCAAACCAAACTGAAAAATGGCTCCATAAGCAAGGGAGACATAATCAGTTTCCTGGAGAATGATCCGCTCAAAAAAGTCGAGGAATGTTTTGCTAAACTATTCAACAAGAATAAGAAAGAATAA